From Diospyros lotus cultivar Yz01 chromosome 4, ASM1463336v1, whole genome shotgun sequence, a single genomic window includes:
- the LOC127800413 gene encoding MADS-box protein JOINTLESS-like has product MAREKIKIRKIDNITARQVTFSKRRRGIFKKAEELAVLCDANVALIIFSATGKLFEYASSSMKDILGKYSLHSNKIESKDQPTLELQLENNNLVRLNKEVSEKTNQLRQMRGEDLQGLNLEELQRLEQALEAGLSRVLHTKGERIMNEISTLKRKGDQLMEENQQLKQKIIILSKEKRPVANVAIEWENNSIPEEGQSSESVTNVCSCSSAPPPEDYCSDTFLKLGLPYN; this is encoded by the exons ATGGCGAGGGAGAAGATCAAGATCAGGAAAATCGACAACATCACAGCGAGGCAAGTGACTTTCTCCAAGAGGAGGCGAGGGATCTTCAAGAAAGCCGAAGAACTCGCCGTTCTTTGTGACGCTAATGTTGCGCTCATCATCTTCTCCGCCACGGGGAAGCTCTTCGAATACGCGAGCTCAAG CATGAAGGATATACTTGGAAAGTACTCACTGCATTCAAATAAGATTGAGAGCAAGGACCAACCTACTCTTGAACTGCAG CTAGAGAATAACAATCTTGTGAGATTGAACAAGGAAGTCTCAGAAAAGACCAATCAGCTGAG GCAGATGAGGGGCGAGGACCTTCAAGGTTTAAATTTGGAAGAATTACAGCGCTTAGAGCAAGCACTTGAAGCTGGACTAAGCCGTGTCCTTCACACGAAG GGCGAACGAATCATGAACGAAATTTCCACCCTTAAAAGGAAG GGTGATCAGTTGATGGAAGAGAACCAGCAACTGAAACAGAAA ATAATCATTCTTTCCAAAGAAAAGAGGCCAGTTGCCAATGTTGCCATTGAATGGGAAAACAATTCGATCCCTGAAGAAGGCCAGTCCTCGGAATCTGTCACTAACGTCTGTAGCTGCAGTAGTGCACCGCCTCCAGAAGACTATTGCTCTGATACATTTTTGAAGCTCGG GCTGCCTTATAACTAG